A region of Culicoides brevitarsis isolate CSIRO-B50_1 chromosome 1, AGI_CSIRO_Cbre_v1, whole genome shotgun sequence DNA encodes the following proteins:
- the LOC134831663 gene encoding eukaryotic translation initiation factor 5 — MGTVNVNRNVTDVFYRYKMPKINAKVEGKGNGIKTVIVNMIDVAKAIGRPATYPTKYFGCELGAQTQFDYKNERFIVNGSHDASKLQDLLDGFIRKFVLCPECDNPETELLVSSKKGTISQGCKACGFHGPLEVNHKVNTFIIKNPPNINPANQGASLTESKRSKRSKKTGDNGETTEADTKHEDFSEVVKSEYNDVHEDEDDDAEWTVDVSEAAVRSRLQDLTEGAKNMTISEDVDKSEKERLDIFYEELKKRRDAGELDNVQVHKELTIEAARLDVQQKATLVLAELLFDANILQQVKKYRNLLLRFTHNDLKAQKYLIGGLEQIIALHNEKLMNNVATILKLFYDNDILEEKAILEWASKISKKYVSKEVATTIHEKAKPFIQWLQTAEEEEDSSDESDFEVEYNDRVQVLKKDSAPKTIQGNQDEDGEDDVNIDEI, encoded by the exons ATGGGTACAGTCAACGTAAACCGTAATGTAACTGATGTTTTCTACCGTTATAAAATGCcgaaaattaatgcaaaagtAGAAGGCAAAGGTAATGGAATTAAAACTGTAATTGTAAATATGATTGATGTTGCTAAAGCTATTGGACGTCCTGCAACATACCCAACAAAGTACTTTGGATGTGAACTAGGAGCTCAAACTCAATTCGATTATAAg AACGAACGGTTCATTGTAAATGGATCACATGACGCAAGCAAGTTACAGGATTTACTTGATGGATTTATAAGAAAGTTCGTTTTATGCCCAGAGTGTGATAATCCTGAAACAGAACTATTGGTATCAAGTAAGAAAGGCACAATTTCTCAAGGCTGTAAGGCATGTG gaTTTCATGGGCCATTGGAGGTGAATCATAAAGTTAatacttttataataaaaaatcctcCAAACATAAATCCTGCAAACCAGGGTGCATCTCTTACCGAGAGCAAACGAAgtaaaaggtcaaaaaaaacTGGAGATAATGGTGAAACTACTGAGGCTGATACTAAGCATGAAGATTTCAGCGAAGTTGTGAAATCGGAATATAATGATGTACAT GAagatgaagatgatgatgcCGAATGGACTGTTGATGTTTCGGAAGCAGCTGTACGATCTCGTTTACAAGATTTGACAGAGGGTGCAAAAAATATGACCATTTCTGAGGATGTGGACAAAAGTGAAAAAGAGCGATTGGAcatattttatgaagaattaaaaaaacgtCGCGACGCTGGAGAACTGGACAATGTTCAAGTACATAAAGAGTTGACCATTGAAGCAGCTCGATTAGATGTTCAACAAAAAGCAACCCTTGTATTAGCAGAATTACTCTTTGATGCAAACATCTTacaacaagtaaaaaaatatcgcaaTTTACTTTTACGTTTCACACATAATGACTTGAAAGCACAAAAATACTTGATCGGTGGTTTGGAACAAATAATTGCACTTCATAATGAAAAACTAATGAACAATGTTGCTACAATcttgaag cttttttaCGACAACGATATTCTTGAAGAAAAAGCTATCTTAGAATGGGCTTCTAagattagtaaaaaatatgtatcaaAAGAAGTAGCTACAACCATTCATGAAAAAGCAAAACCTTTTATTCAATGGCTCCAAACAgcagaggaagaagaagactCCTCCGATGAATCTGATTTTGAAGTAGAGTATAACGATCGTGTGCAAGTGCTTAAAAAAGACTCTGCTCCAAAAACTATTCAAGGAAACCAAGATGAAGATGGTGAAGATGATGTAAACATTgacgaaatataa
- the LOC134831686 gene encoding tubulin-folding cofactor B, with protein MSSSFVVVNVSNSQNDTVSFERKFPKNITIIELKYKLEVITGGSAGTMQIELFDGDQLVKILNDNNSILGSFDIKDGMRLHVVDNILFDQNVPKFELTQDQYDKRSDSLKSFLTRNKLGKYNEEEMKKLENEKVKQSEKEARTINAAEVGVRCKVSSKGKPTRFGTVMYNGPLEGKKGIFIGVKFDEPLGNNDGSIDGKRYFECCNKYGSFVSPNFIEIGDFPPEEFNIDDEL; from the exons ATGAGCTCGAGTTTCGTCGTTGTTAATGTATCGAATTCCCAAAACGATACAGTGtcgtttgaaagaaaatttccaaagaaCATAACAATCATAGAATTGAAA TACAAGTTAGAAGTCATCACAGGAGGAAGCGCAGGAACAATGCAAATCGAATTATTTGATGGAGATcaacttgtaaaaattttaaatgataataacTCAATTTTAGGATCGTTCGATATTAAAGACGGGATGCGTCTTCATGTAGTCGATAATATCTTGTTTGACCAAAATGTACcgaaatttgaattaacaCAAGACCAATACGACAAGAGATCAGAcagtttaaaaagttttttgacaaGAAATAAACTTGGTAAATATAATGAAGAAGAGATGAAAAAACTAGAGAATGAAAAGGTAAAGCAATCTGAAAAAGAGGCACGAACTATCAATGCTGCTGAAGTTGGTGTACGATGCAAGGTTTCCAGTAAAGGAAAACCTACAAGATTCGGCACTGTAATGTACAATGGACCATTAGAAggcaaaaaaggaatttttattggAGTGAAATTCGATGAACCCTTAGGAAATAACGATGGATC gaTTGATGGTAAGCGTTATTTTGAGTGTTGCAATAAATATGGTAGTTTCGTTTCcccaaattttattgaaataggAGATTTTCCTCCGGAAGAATTCAATATTGATGATGAGTTGTAG